TGCACGTTGAGTGCTGCTTTTAATTTGACGTTAAATGTGTCAGAATGACACTGAACCAATGCTGTGATGCGTTTGCAGTCATCACGTTGAGACTGGTAGCTAAGTGATCTTACCGCCACTCTGGTGGGTGCAAAAGCTTGTGTAGAATCAATTTGTATCAAAGTAAAACCGATCTACAAAAATTTCTGTGTAATATTTGTATATATGTGAACAAATAAAGAGTATGTTCGCGGTTGTGACAGGTGATCATCGCGGGTCAGGTTTGTGTCAAACTGAAACCGATTACAGACTGTTTAATGTCTTATTTTACAGTATAGGTTCAAGGATCACAATGTGCTGTGCTCATAGTTTGAAGAATAACAAGTTCAAGGTAAAACTATGTAATGTTGCCAGGTCATTTGAAAAGAAGCCTCTTTAATCACGAGATGTTTATGACAGACGTGATAGCTGCTTTATTATAAAAAAGGTACATTTAAACACTGAGGGGTGAAGAGGAGCAAACATTCACTCAGATACAAAACACCAGCACAGGTAATAAACAAGAAAAGAAAATTAGATTTGCAGTTTGAAACTTTTATTGTTAGATTTTTATCTGTCACTGTAATTGAGTTGTTTCTACAGATGATTTTGTTGCACCTGCGTTTGTTTCATTAGTGATTTGTTAGTTTTATAAAGACCATGAAAATAGAGTTGTATGTTAATTATAAAAAAGTTATTTTCTGTTGATTACTCCAACTCAGGATAATCAGAAGTGTAAATTATTCAATAATCTTAGGCATTTAATTCAAATGCATTTTTAAACCTGTTCAAAAAGCTTAACTAGTGGTGAGCTGGTTAAACCCTAATCGTAACAAACTGAAGGTATAATTGGTTTTAAATGGCTCTACAAGTTTAGCTGTGTTTAAAGCACTTTTAAGATGCCTTGAACACCAAATTAAAGTAAGTCTAAGTTCTATAACTAGGTTTAAATTGTTAATAGGTGGATTTAATCTGGAATTGTTTTAGTTTGagaaaatatcaaaagttactTTGGATTTTGTGTAAGAAATGTAAAGCCGGGAAGCAGTTTGTAATTTAATGGTGAAGTAAAGGATAATGAGTGTTGGTGTTGCAGGATACTGATGATGTGATGGTGTACGTTACAGAATGTATGTCGCGGTTATCGTCTGTGTTCTCGTGACGCTGTCAGTCACTTTGGCTCAACCTCATGAGCTTCTCTCGTCAGAGATGGTCGACTTCATTAACAAGGCCAACACCACCTGGAGGGTCAGATTAGTCAAACCATGACACCATTTCTTGGTTTCATCCAGACTTTTTCTCAGAAATCTTGAGTTTTAACTCTATTAATTCTTGCTCCAGGCCAAGCAGAACTTCTATAATGTTGATATTGGCTACGTGAAGGGTCTGTGCGGTACCGTACTCAATGGACCCAAACTACCACAGGTGTAAGTAACATGTTCACACATGGCTAGAAGCAGGAACATGATATATTCCTGCTTCCTGATTGGAAAATTGTAGTTTAATTTTATCATaaatgttttgaaaaaaatttttgtgTTCTTACTTTTAAAGTTAATGTGCTTGAGATTTCATTCAAGCCCTGAGGGTTTGAACCCTGAGGTTCTGGTTGTGTTAGAACACATCAATCTCGGGTACTGAAAATGTCATCTCTATTTATGAACACACCGAGGTTGCAAATGAAGCAATCCCCCAGTAAAGTGAGTGTATCATAAAGTGCAGCACTCTTAAGGAGTGTCAACCTGATCACATGTCCAGAcaggtggcaatcagcagatTGATCTTATCTGCAGTGCTCATTGACCTTCATCTCGTTCAGCCTTCACAGCACTAAAGGCATCAGACTTCCAGACAGCTTCGATGCACGTGTGCAGTGGCCCAACTGTCCCACAATTCCACAGATCAGAGACCAGGGCTCATGTGGTTCCTGCTGGGTAAGACAGACATAAAACTACTTGTAGGAGCCAAATCCAAAGAGCGCGCTCATTGATGAGGACTAAATGGTCCTTGATTTCCCACAGGCCTTTGGGGCGGTTGAGGCAATATCCGACAGGGTGTGCATCCACAGTAGTGGTGACGTCTCAGTGGAGATCTCAGCTGAAGATCTGCTGTCCTGTTGTGATGAATGTGGCATGGGGTGAGTCTCCGTGCAGGACATACATGTAATTTGTGGTTGCTGTTGAACCAAGTAAACAACGAGGATGAGATGAAGTCCAAGTCTGAGAATGCTACAAGGCAAATTCTTGCTCCTTTTTGCAGATGTCAGATCAGGGACTGTGCATTGGTGAAAATATCTTCTTAACTGAAGGCAGTAAATATACTGTATATGTGACTGTACCTCAGGTGTTTTGGTGGTTTTCCATCTGCTGCTTGGGAATTCTGGGTGAACAAGGGGCTTGTGACAGGAGGACTGTACGGCTCCAACGTGGGTAAGTCCACATCTATCAGCTGGAATTacacaaaatgacaaatgtttGCTGACATTGGTGCTGGTCCTGTGTGTGGCTGGCAGGTTGCCGGCCGTACAGTATCGCTCCCTGTGAGCATCATGTGAACGGAACCCGTCCTCCGTGTCAGGGCACACATGAGACCCCTAAGTGTGTGCAGCAGTGCATTGATGGATACTCACCATCCTACCCAAAGGACAAACACTTCGGTACAAAACTCTAAGATGGGCTAACATTAGTTTCCATTTCTATCACTGATATCTATGAATAATCTTTATTTGAATTCAGGTAGACGCTCATACAGCGTTCCGTCCCAGCAGCAGCAGATCATGACAGAACTGTACAAGAACGGACCAGTGGAGGCTGCTTTCTCTGTCTATGCAGATTTCCTACTTTATAAGTCTGGTGAGGCTGCTTCGTTGTTGCCGTTACACAACTTCTGAACTGTCTTTGAGATTATTAAATGTATACATCAATGTAAATATCAGCAAAGGGGCTCAAATTGATTACAAGTTATTTGTTTGACAGAAAGCATAAAGCACATTAGAGCAGTTACATTTTGTTATGGGATGCCTCAAGATACCCGCTtaggtcactgtttttttttttcctgtttccacAAATGATTGACCTTGTGTGTtacatatattttatatttttactcaGCAAGTAGttgcagttattttattttttttaggaaCTGGTTATGTATGAGTCAACAGAAATAACATAACTGAAAACTGATTAGATACAAAACAACAAGGCATTAACATCATATACCCGTAGGTGTGTACCAGCATGTAACTGGGGAAATGTTGGGCGGTCATGCCATCAAGATCTTCGGTTGGGGGGTGGAAAATGGGACACCTTACTGGCTGGCTGCCAACTCCTGGAACACCGACTGGGGAGATAACGGTACGGCATAGAG
The sequence above is drawn from the Thalassophryne amazonica chromosome 21, fThaAma1.1, whole genome shotgun sequence genome and encodes:
- the LOC117502909 gene encoding cathepsin B-like, with translation MYVAVIVCVLVTLSVTLAQPHELLSSEMVDFINKANTTWRAKQNFYNVDIGYVKGLCGTVLNGPKLPQVLHSTKGIRLPDSFDARVQWPNCPTIPQIRDQGSCGSCWAFGAVEAISDRVCIHSSGDVSVEISAEDLLSCCDECGMGCFGGFPSAAWEFWVNKGLVTGGLYGSNVGCRPYSIAPCEHHVNGTRPPCQGTHETPKCVQQCIDGYSPSYPKDKHFGRRSYSVPSQQQQIMTELYKNGPVEAAFSVYADFLLYKSGVYQHVTGEMLGGHAIKIFGWGVENGTPYWLAANSWNTDWGDNGFFKIKRGNDECGIESDVVAGIPL